A window of the Aquificaceae bacterium genome harbors these coding sequences:
- the ilvE gene encoding branched-chain-amino-acid transaminase, whose translation MEYAFFEGKFVPIEEANINIKTNSFHYGTAIFEGIRAYWNEEHQQLYILFAREHYQRLLRNCKAMFMELPYSVEDLVNITVELLRKNQIKEDVYIRPIVYFKDLKLTPKLIDYTPEIAIYTYNFGRYLDTSKGIRVKVSSWRRNDDNSIPSRWKVAGAYVNSALAKTEALLAGYDEAIMLNQHGFVAEGSGENIFLIREGKAITPSYSEHILEGITRSAVKKLLKNELVVEIEERPVARSELYVADEIFLTGTAAEITPVVEVDNRKVGKGEIGPITKELQDIYFRAVRGMIERYFGWLTPVYEK comes from the coding sequence ATGGAATACGCCTTTTTTGAAGGAAAGTTTGTCCCAATAGAGGAAGCCAACATAAACATAAAGACCAATTCCTTCCACTATGGCACTGCAATTTTTGAGGGTATAAGGGCTTATTGGAATGAGGAGCATCAGCAGTTATATATCCTCTTTGCAAGAGAGCATTATCAGAGACTGCTAAGAAACTGCAAAGCCATGTTTATGGAACTACCCTACAGCGTGGAAGACCTTGTAAACATAACCGTAGAACTACTCAGAAAAAATCAGATAAAAGAAGACGTTTACATAAGACCCATAGTCTACTTTAAGGACCTCAAGCTCACTCCCAAGCTAATAGACTATACGCCTGAAATAGCCATATACACCTACAACTTTGGAAGATATTTGGATACTTCAAAGGGTATAAGGGTAAAGGTATCCTCTTGGAGGAGGAATGACGACAACTCCATACCTTCAAGATGGAAGGTGGCTGGTGCTTATGTAAACAGTGCTTTGGCAAAAACAGAGGCTCTTTTGGCAGGATATGACGAAGCTATCATGTTAAACCAACATGGCTTTGTTGCGGAAGGTTCTGGAGAAAACATATTCCTGATAAGGGAAGGCAAGGCTATAACCCCCTCTTACTCTGAGCATATACTTGAGGGTATAACGCGTTCTGCAGTGAAGAAACTTCTTAAAAACGAGCTTGTGGTGGAGATAGAAGAGCGTCCCGTAGCAAGGAGTGAACTATACGTGGCGGATGAGATATTTTTAACTGGCACTGCAGCGGAGATAACACCTGTGGTGGAAGTGGACAACAGAAAGGTAGGAAAGGGAGAAATAGGTCCAATTACAAAAGAACTTCAAGACATATACTTTCGTGCGGTAAGAGGGATGATAGAACGATATTTTGGCTGGCTAACGCCCGTTTATGAAAAGTGA
- a CDS encoding M28 family peptidase, with translation MKSERLEFLKEFAYNVLTHNRLSGTKESEKVRRHIESFLKNNSCKYKKETFSVKKFIPKEAWLTVGEEKIRAVAYIGSKPIEKKAYVKRNYIEGDIALVPDLTKEKAIQAQQKGAVAIITYRSEDKADAYVHGHDMGVGIPIVSIKREDFPKVEDSEVILKVRSEERVIKGVNLFMELGKGPVIYMVSHMDTVAEIHGAICNGIGFLLLLFLYEELKENYNLPYRLRFLITDCGELGMEGVKFHLRSGVKHTFYCINLEGIGWHNPVVVYKDRAGYNGERINEMFYRHLQDMKMDIDFCTVDELEGEHLPFKELGIQTLYLSSHPFTLRHTIYDNYDAISWDHVAMWYEVILSFLRRFHKL, from the coding sequence ATGAAAAGTGAAAGGTTAGAGTTTCTAAAGGAATTTGCATACAATGTTCTTACTCATAACAGGTTGTCAGGAACAAAGGAAAGCGAAAAAGTTCGCAGGCACATAGAGTCTTTTCTTAAAAATAACTCATGCAAATACAAAAAAGAGACCTTTTCCGTAAAAAAGTTCATACCCAAGGAGGCATGGTTAACTGTAGGTGAAGAAAAGATAAGGGCAGTAGCCTACATAGGAAGCAAACCTATTGAAAAAAAAGCCTATGTAAAGAGAAACTACATAGAAGGTGATATAGCTCTTGTGCCAGACCTAACTAAGGAAAAAGCTATTCAGGCTCAGCAAAAGGGTGCGGTAGCCATAATTACCTATAGGTCAGAAGACAAGGCGGACGCATACGTGCACGGTCATGATATGGGGGTGGGTATACCGATAGTCAGCATAAAAAGGGAGGACTTTCCAAAAGTGGAGGATTCTGAGGTTATACTTAAGGTGAGGTCAGAAGAAAGGGTCATAAAAGGGGTAAACCTTTTCATGGAGTTAGGAAAGGGTCCTGTGATATACATGGTTTCTCATATGGATACGGTGGCGGAGATACATGGAGCTATTTGTAATGGCATTGGTTTTCTTCTCCTGCTTTTCCTCTACGAAGAGTTGAAAGAAAATTACAATTTACCCTATAGGCTTAGATTCCTTATCACCGACTGCGGAGAATTGGGTATGGAAGGAGTGAAGTTTCACTTAAGAAGTGGGGTAAAGCATACCTTTTATTGTATAAACCTTGAGGGTATAGGATGGCATAACCCTGTGGTCGTATACAAAGATAGAGCGGGATACAATGGAGAGAGGATAAACGAAATGTTCTACAGGCATTTGCAGGACATGAAGATGGATATAGACTTTTGCACGGTTGATGAGCTGGAAGGTGAGCACTTACCCTTTAAGGAGTTAGGCATCCAAACTCTCTATCTTAGCTCTCACCCTTTTACCCTAAGGCATACCATTTATGACAACTATGACGCCATAAGCTGGGACCATGTGGCTATGTGGTATGAGGTTATACTATCTTTTCTTAGGAGGTTTCATAAGCTATGA
- a CDS encoding outer membrane lipoprotein carrier protein LolA: protein MKVLMLFLFMVSLAVAQSFEDFERRLEGIRSIRVDFVQRVQYPWQSKPEVSKGIFYAQRGGRFRIEYEQPEKTLIVSNGVQVMVYVPRDRTAFLERVERNSSPVVEALFLVSRPLSEVFELVGEMEGSRGKTFILKPKVRDDYFSRVLVEVSSRGDIRSIRVEEKGGTITTIEFLRITTNFTPSENLFRVVVPEGARVVRP from the coding sequence ATGAAAGTGCTAATGCTATTCCTCTTTATGGTATCCTTAGCTGTTGCACAGTCCTTTGAAGACTTTGAAAGAAGACTTGAAGGTATAAGAAGTATAAGGGTGGACTTTGTGCAAAGAGTCCAGTATCCGTGGCAGTCAAAACCAGAGGTATCAAAGGGGATATTCTATGCCCAGAGAGGAGGAAGGTTTAGGATAGAATACGAACAGCCAGAAAAGACCCTTATAGTGTCTAACGGAGTGCAGGTCATGGTTTATGTTCCCAGGGATAGGACTGCTTTTCTTGAACGAGTTGAAAGAAACAGTTCGCCGGTGGTGGAAGCCCTATTTCTGGTCTCAAGACCTCTCTCTGAGGTTTTTGAACTTGTGGGTGAGATGGAAGGTTCAAGAGGAAAGACCTTTATTCTCAAGCCAAAGGTTAGAGACGACTATTTTTCAAGGGTTTTGGTGGAGGTATCTTCAAGGGGAGATATAAGAAGTATAAGGGTTGAAGAAAAGGGTGGCACAATCACTACCATAGAGTTTCTAAGGATTACCACAAACTTTACACCCTCTGAAAACCTCTTTAGAGTGGTAGTTCCCGAAGGGGCGAGAGTTGTAAGACCATGA
- a CDS encoding GNAT family N-acetyltransferase produces the protein MTIRRAEEKDIKILVDLYLLGYKGLEEYSYTHPDDVQAYLNWLFRRDVAGIWLAEEDSKVVGFIASDGNWFSKREGKVVGAIHELVVLPEYRNRGIGRALVQKALEYFKSRGLDMAELWVGDENKQAIDFYKNLGFEERDRFNYWVRMTKALE, from the coding sequence ATGACCATAAGAAGGGCAGAAGAGAAGGACATAAAAATTTTGGTGGACCTATATTTGTTAGGCTACAAGGGTCTTGAGGAATACTCCTATACACACCCAGATGACGTGCAAGCATATCTTAACTGGCTTTTTAGGAGGGATGTGGCGGGTATATGGCTTGCAGAGGAGGATAGCAAAGTAGTTGGCTTTATTGCCAGCGACGGAAATTGGTTTAGTAAAAGGGAAGGTAAGGTGGTGGGTGCTATTCATGAACTTGTGGTTCTTCCCGAGTATAGAAATAGGGGTATAGGTAGGGCTCTTGTGCAAAAGGCTTTGGAATACTTCAAAAGCAGGGGGCTTGATATGGCGGAGCTTTGGGTAGGAGACGAAAATAAACAGGCTATAGACTTTTACAAAAATCTCGGCTTTGAGGAGAGGGACAGGTTTAACTACTGGGTGAGGATGACAAAAGCTTTGGAATAA
- a CDS encoding TIGR00269 family protein, producing the protein MRRCQRCGQKAVVYLPQHRLSLCKEHYIEWYLKRVESTIREFKMFGKDDRVLVAVSGGKDSLSLWDALCRLGYTADGLYIDLGIGEYSQKSKKACENFAQKKGLRLHVLELKREIASIPEIKEVERNRPACSFCGLLKRYYMNRFAREGGYKVIATGHNLDDESATLLSNVLSWNMGYLSRQFPVLLEGEGFVRKVKPLVKFTEKENALYAFLSGIEYVEEECPFSEGASSIEYKKTLAQMEEKSPGTKLRFYMDFLRRLHPILQTQEVELRPCKVCGEPTTAEVCSVCRLKERVIPKLLSSSPSS; encoded by the coding sequence ATGCGTAGGTGTCAAAGGTGCGGACAAAAGGCGGTAGTGTATCTCCCTCAACATAGGCTTTCTCTTTGCAAGGAGCACTACATAGAGTGGTATCTCAAAAGGGTAGAGTCCACCATAAGAGAGTTCAAAATGTTCGGTAAGGACGATAGGGTCCTTGTTGCAGTCTCTGGTGGGAAAGATAGCCTTTCTCTGTGGGATGCATTGTGTAGGCTTGGATACACAGCGGATGGTCTTTATATAGACTTAGGTATAGGTGAGTATTCTCAAAAGTCTAAGAAAGCCTGCGAAAACTTCGCACAAAAAAAGGGTCTAAGGCTACATGTCCTTGAGCTAAAAAGGGAAATAGCTTCCATTCCAGAGATAAAGGAAGTGGAGAGAAACAGACCTGCTTGCTCCTTTTGTGGTTTGCTAAAAAGATACTATATGAACAGGTTTGCAAGAGAAGGTGGCTACAAGGTTATAGCAACGGGACACAACCTTGACGATGAAAGTGCAACCCTCCTTTCCAACGTGCTAAGCTGGAACATGGGTTATCTTTCAAGACAGTTTCCAGTCCTGTTGGAAGGAGAGGGTTTTGTGAGGAAGGTAAAGCCTCTTGTGAAGTTTACAGAAAAGGAAAACGCCCTATATGCCTTTCTTTCTGGCATTGAATATGTGGAAGAGGAATGTCCCTTCTCGGAAGGTGCAAGCTCCATAGAATACAAGAAAACACTTGCCCAGATGGAAGAAAAGAGCCCAGGAACCAAGCTAAGGTTTTACATGGACTTTTTGAGAAGACTGCACCCTATACTTCAAACCCAAGAGGTGGAATTAAGACCTTGCAAAGTCTGTGGTGAGCCCACCACTGCTGAAGTATGCTCCGTCTGCAGGTTAAAAGAAAGGGTTATTCCAAAGCTTTTGTCATCCTCACCCAGTAGTTAA
- a CDS encoding MoaD/ThiS family protein, translating to MRVKVSYRGQELELELEEKNPRAKDILRALGLSREYAFVVRDDEVLEENEPIREGDYLRVINAISGGYI from the coding sequence ATGAGGGTGAAGGTAAGCTATAGAGGACAGGAGTTGGAATTAGAGCTTGAAGAAAAAAATCCAAGGGCTAAGGATATTCTTAGGGCTCTTGGACTTTCCAGAGAATACGCCTTTGTAGTAAGAGACGACGAAGTGCTTGAGGAAAATGAACCAATAAGAGAAGGAGACTATTTAAGGGTTATAAACGCCATATCGGGTGGATATATTTAA
- the metF gene encoding methylenetetrahydrofolate reductase [NAD(P)H] has protein sequence MKIGDYLRQGKFSVSFEFFPPKTPEGEEELFQTIKSLQQLNPTFVSVTYGAGGSTRDRTRRVVERIHKETNLTVMAHLTCIAHTEEDLYHILKGYTQIGIENILALRGDLPANMPDFKPPEGACKHGSELVRFIRENFGNTFSIGVASYPEGHPESPNMEWEIRYFKQKVEAGADFSITQMFFDNSYFYRFLELCQRAGINIPIIPGIMPITNFRQIQRFASMCGAEIPQSLVERLEPYADNPEETLKIGVEFAIEQCLDLLDNGVQGLHFYTLNKSKATLLVYEGIKGALKT, from the coding sequence TTGAAGATAGGAGATTATCTAAGGCAGGGTAAGTTTAGCGTATCCTTTGAATTTTTTCCCCCAAAAACGCCAGAAGGCGAGGAGGAGCTTTTCCAGACCATAAAGAGCCTTCAGCAGTTAAACCCTACCTTTGTGTCTGTAACCTATGGAGCGGGTGGAAGCACAAGGGACAGGACAAGAAGAGTAGTAGAAAGAATTCACAAAGAAACAAACCTTACCGTGATGGCACACCTTACCTGCATAGCACATACAGAAGAAGACCTATACCATATACTCAAAGGCTACACACAGATAGGGATAGAAAACATATTAGCCCTTAGAGGAGACCTTCCTGCAAACATGCCAGATTTTAAGCCTCCAGAGGGTGCCTGCAAACACGGCTCTGAGCTCGTAAGGTTTATAAGGGAAAACTTTGGAAATACCTTCTCCATAGGCGTTGCCTCTTACCCAGAGGGACATCCAGAATCTCCCAACATGGAGTGGGAGATAAGATACTTCAAGCAGAAGGTAGAGGCGGGTGCGGACTTTTCCATAACCCAGATGTTCTTTGATAACTCTTACTTTTACAGGTTCTTAGAACTTTGCCAAAGGGCAGGCATAAACATTCCCATTATACCGGGTATAATGCCAATTACCAACTTCCGGCAGATACAAAGGTTTGCCAGCATGTGCGGTGCGGAGATACCCCAAAGCCTTGTGGAAAGACTTGAGCCTTATGCGGACAATCCAGAAGAGACACTAAAGATCGGTGTAGAGTTTGCCATAGAGCAGTGCCTTGACCTTTTGGACAACGGCGTGCAAGGTCTGCACTTTTATACCCTAAACAAATCAAAGGCTACACTTCTTGTATACGAAGGCATAAAAGGTGCACTCAAAACATGA
- a CDS encoding GYD domain-containing protein codes for MPIYVMLTTLTDEGMKTLKHKPERIKEVDKEVLERFGVKVLAQYVVMGPYDFVNILEAPDNDTIVKMAVELGSRGTIRTLTMPAIDVDQFIKDLKELG; via the coding sequence ATGCCAATTTATGTAATGCTAACCACTCTAACCGACGAGGGTATGAAAACCCTCAAGCACAAGCCCGAGAGGATAAAGGAAGTAGACAAGGAAGTGCTGGAGCGTTTTGGCGTCAAAGTGCTTGCCCAGTATGTGGTGATGGGACCCTACGACTTTGTGAACATTCTTGAAGCTCCAGACAACGACACCATAGTGAAGATGGCGGTGGAGCTTGGCTCAAGAGGGACTATAAGGACACTTACCATGCCTGCCATTGATGTAGACCAGTTTATAAAGGACCTAAAGGAGCTGGGATAA
- a CDS encoding efflux RND transporter permease subunit — MYRFFIHRPVTSWMFMIAFIILGLYSLKKIPLDRLPDVDFPTVSIVTTYPGANAYVVDVNVTRVIEDQIATISGIESISSASFAGISRITITFSLEKDIDVAAQEVRDAVQRVLGKLPDGVDPPLVRKVDTSLVPVFVALLHSKTADYQTLAYWAEKVIKREFERINGVGQVDLGGFRDNVLWVRIDPEKLYSRGLAVQDVLDAVSKNHIEAPAGAIYGKNREYILRLYGKAQDPRELESVYIRNGVRLRDVGFVEFTEDERRGMARFMGEQAIALVVYKQSKANTVEVVDAVKAKMEELNRQLPQGMRMDYTFDSSIFVKDSVRAAIEEIIIGSLLTALVVYFFLGNLKLTLVPIFAIPITLLGTVFFIYQLGNSLNTFTLLALAVAVGIVIDDAIVVLESIYRRRYEEGLSPLEAGEKGTRVVIFALLASTASLVIVFLPIIFLKGVVGKLFGSFALTLAIAIALSYLVAISFTPMAVSRLVAGPPSTNPFVRAYERFENFFDRLLRWSLDHKLVVIAFSLLSVFIGFQLFKAVKKEFFPIVDEGRFLIRFETPVGSSFEYTEQKTREIEAILLKNPYVDRFGIAVGQGVAGRPDVNGGLGFVYLKEGKRPHQAKIMEMVREELRKVKDVRVSVEPPGIVGPGGGRLVDLQYAIKGPSLEELQNIANRLTTEFRNRAGYRDVDTDLRLNEPQIQIRVNREKLGDLGVSVEDVAITLNVLFGKFKLGTYEVGAESYDVYVKAIPEFVQNMENLKRVYVRNLKGELIPLTELVDIQVATGYKVINRYNRQYSFNFFANLSPEKPLADAVAEVENWLKNNLPPGYTFEPVGQAKEFQRAFQGLGFALLFALIGVYMVLASLFESYRHPFTVLLMVPLAVAGAFGLLLLTNTSLSVPSYFGIILLVGIIVRDAVLFIERIIQLRKEGIQTREAILQARKERLRPILMTTFTIVSALTPVALGLTAGAELRKPLALAVIGGIFTGLPLSLFLLPVLYELFDKLSLRNYHIRKT, encoded by the coding sequence ATGTATCGCTTTTTTATACACAGACCGGTCACCTCTTGGATGTTTATGATAGCCTTTATAATCCTTGGGCTTTATTCTCTGAAGAAAATACCCCTTGATAGGCTTCCTGACGTGGACTTTCCCACAGTTAGCATCGTAACTACCTATCCCGGTGCAAATGCCTACGTGGTGGATGTGAACGTCACAAGAGTTATTGAAGACCAGATAGCCACCATAAGCGGGATAGAAAGCATCTCATCTGCCAGCTTTGCTGGCATTTCAAGGATAACCATAACCTTCTCCCTTGAGAAGGACATAGACGTGGCAGCACAAGAGGTCAGAGATGCGGTGCAAAGAGTTCTTGGAAAGCTTCCAGATGGCGTAGACCCACCTCTGGTTAGAAAAGTGGATACCTCCCTCGTTCCCGTTTTTGTTGCCCTACTTCACTCAAAGACTGCGGATTATCAGACCCTTGCTTACTGGGCGGAAAAGGTCATAAAGAGGGAGTTTGAAAGGATAAATGGCGTAGGGCAGGTAGACCTTGGCGGTTTTAGAGACAATGTGCTTTGGGTGAGGATTGACCCAGAGAAGCTCTACTCAAGAGGGCTTGCGGTTCAGGACGTATTGGATGCGGTAAGTAAAAACCACATAGAAGCACCAGCAGGAGCCATATACGGCAAAAACAGGGAATACATACTAAGGCTTTACGGAAAAGCTCAAGACCCAAGAGAGCTTGAAAGTGTATACATAAGAAACGGTGTAAGGCTTAGAGATGTGGGCTTTGTGGAGTTCACAGAAGATGAAAGAAGAGGCATGGCAAGGTTTATGGGCGAGCAGGCTATCGCCTTGGTTGTTTACAAACAATCTAAGGCTAACACCGTTGAAGTGGTGGATGCGGTAAAGGCAAAGATGGAAGAGCTAAACAGACAACTACCTCAAGGTATGAGAATGGACTATACCTTTGATTCCTCCATATTTGTAAAGGATAGCGTCAGAGCTGCAATAGAGGAGATAATAATAGGTAGTTTGCTAACCGCCCTCGTGGTTTACTTTTTCCTTGGAAACTTAAAGCTTACCCTTGTTCCCATATTTGCAATACCCATAACCCTTCTTGGCACTGTCTTTTTCATCTACCAGCTTGGAAACTCCCTTAATACCTTTACCCTTCTTGCCCTTGCGGTGGCAGTAGGCATAGTTATAGACGATGCCATAGTGGTGCTTGAGAGCATATACAGAAGAAGATACGAAGAAGGTCTTAGTCCCTTAGAGGCAGGAGAAAAAGGCACTCGGGTAGTCATCTTTGCCCTTCTGGCTTCTACCGCCTCTTTGGTGATAGTCTTTTTGCCCATCATATTCCTCAAAGGTGTAGTAGGCAAGCTCTTTGGAAGTTTTGCACTAACACTTGCTATAGCCATAGCACTCTCTTACCTTGTTGCCATTAGCTTTACCCCCATGGCGGTTTCAAGACTTGTGGCAGGTCCACCTTCCACTAACCCCTTTGTAAGAGCTTACGAGAGGTTTGAAAACTTCTTTGATAGGCTTTTGAGGTGGTCTCTTGACCACAAGTTGGTGGTTATAGCCTTCTCTTTACTTAGCGTTTTTATAGGCTTTCAACTATTTAAGGCGGTCAAAAAGGAGTTTTTCCCCATCGTAGATGAGGGTAGGTTTCTTATAAGGTTTGAAACGCCTGTGGGCTCTTCCTTTGAATACACAGAGCAGAAAACAAGGGAAATAGAAGCAATTCTTCTCAAAAACCCTTACGTGGACCGCTTTGGTATTGCTGTAGGTCAAGGAGTGGCAGGAAGACCGGATGTAAACGGTGGTCTTGGCTTTGTTTACCTAAAGGAGGGCAAAAGACCCCATCAGGCAAAGATTATGGAGATGGTAAGAGAAGAGCTAAGAAAAGTAAAGGATGTGAGAGTAAGCGTAGAGCCTCCGGGCATTGTGGGACCCGGCGGTGGGAGGTTGGTAGACCTCCAGTATGCTATAAAAGGTCCCTCTCTTGAAGAGCTTCAAAACATAGCCAATAGACTTACCACAGAGTTTAGAAACAGGGCTGGCTACAGGGACGTGGACACAGACCTTAGGCTAAATGAGCCACAGATTCAAATAAGGGTAAACAGAGAAAAACTTGGAGACCTGGGTGTTAGCGTGGAGGACGTGGCAATAACCCTAAACGTCCTCTTTGGAAAGTTTAAGCTCGGAACTTATGAAGTTGGTGCGGAAAGCTACGATGTGTATGTCAAGGCTATACCGGAGTTTGTGCAAAACATGGAAAACCTCAAAAGGGTATATGTGAGAAACCTCAAGGGAGAGCTTATACCACTAACGGAGCTGGTAGATATACAAGTAGCCACAGGTTATAAGGTAATAAACCGATACAACAGACAATATTCTTTCAACTTCTTCGCCAACCTATCTCCAGAAAAGCCTCTTGCTGATGCGGTGGCAGAGGTTGAAAACTGGCTAAAAAATAACCTTCCACCCGGCTACACCTTTGAGCCGGTGGGTCAAGCAAAGGAGTTTCAAAGAGCCTTTCAAGGTCTTGGCTTTGCCCTTCTTTTTGCACTAATAGGCGTTTATATGGTGCTCGCTTCTCTTTTTGAAAGCTACAGGCATCCCTTTACTGTGCTTCTCATGGTCCCCCTTGCAGTGGCTGGTGCTTTCGGGCTTTTGCTTCTTACAAATACCTCACTCAGCGTCCCCTCCTACTTTGGCATAATCCTCCTTGTGGGTATAATCGTCCGTGATGCGGTGCTATTCATAGAGAGGATAATCCAGCTTAGAAAGGAAGGTATTCAAACCCGTGAGGCTATCCTTCAGGCAAGAAAAGAAAGGCTAAGACCCATCCTTATGACTACCTTTACCATAGTGTCCGCTCTAACACCCGTAGCCCTTGGTCTTACCGCAGGTGCGGAGCTAAGAAAACCCCTTGCCCTTGCAGTCATAGGTGGTATATTCACGGGACTTCCACTTAGCCTTTTCCTTTTGCCAGTGCTGTATGAACTCTTTGACAAGCTGAGCCTAAGAAATTATCATATTAGAAAAACCTAA
- a CDS encoding type II toxin-antitoxin system HicA family toxin — protein MPKLPRLTPQEAERLLLANGFELLRTKGSHRIYGKGKLRIVIPFHTGKTLHPKIVKEIMRLIEESD, from the coding sequence ATGCCAAAGCTACCAAGGCTTACACCGCAGGAGGCAGAAAGGCTACTTTTAGCCAATGGTTTTGAATTGCTCAGAACAAAGGGAAGCCATCGCATATATGGCAAGGGAAAACTAAGGATAGTGATTCCTTTTCATACAGGCAAAACACTACATCCCAAAATAGTGAAGGAAATAATGAGACTTATAGAAGAAAGCGACTAA
- a CDS encoding type II toxin-antitoxin system HicB family antitoxin, whose translation MVFQVVIQKDKHGYFAYCPELPGCHTQGDTFEEVVKNIKEAIELYLETLTEDELEELRGRELITAFVEV comes from the coding sequence ATGGTTTTCCAAGTAGTTATCCAAAAGGATAAACATGGCTATTTTGCCTACTGTCCTGAACTGCCCGGTTGTCATACACAGGGAGACACCTTTGAGGAGGTTGTAAAAAACATAAAGGAAGCTATAGAGCTTTACCTTGAAACCCTTACGGAAGATGAGCTTGAGGAGCTTAGAGGTAGGGAACTTATAACTGCATTCGTGGAAGTTTAA
- a CDS encoding efflux RND transporter periplasmic adaptor subunit: MRKVLYAIGIFALLFVLSCQRQTQKASEQQPRERKVVVSLYELKSEEVPIEYVTKGYFEGEKDVLLRPLVSGRVLSLFVDEGAFVKSGQALLKIDPADYENVLRQLEAQLAQAKASYENLKSVYERRKFLLERELIAREEFENVQTQLKAQEELIRSIQAQIANARLNLSRTTLTAPFSGYIAQRFVNVGDYITPQSQTFRLVTLDPIRFVFQIPQEYLPYAKEGSKVKIRVEPFGEYEGTVFFVSPTADANRLITIKARLRNPKGDLKPNMYGEARLLLGVEKGFAVPEQAVVVQGNKKVVWKIQDGTAQPVQVEVIKQGQGIVYIKGELQEGDSIALENAYVLQQGVKVEVR, from the coding sequence ATGAGGAAGGTTCTTTATGCCATAGGCATTTTTGCTCTACTCTTTGTCCTTTCCTGTCAGAGGCAAACTCAAAAGGCTTCAGAGCAACAGCCAAGAGAGAGAAAGGTAGTGGTGAGCCTCTATGAATTGAAGTCCGAAGAAGTGCCAATAGAGTACGTGACTAAAGGATATTTTGAGGGAGAAAAGGATGTTTTGCTTAGACCTCTTGTCAGCGGTAGAGTTTTGAGCCTTTTTGTGGACGAGGGTGCATTCGTAAAGAGCGGACAGGCTCTCTTGAAGATAGACCCTGCGGACTATGAAAATGTGCTCAGACAGTTAGAGGCACAGCTTGCACAAGCAAAGGCAAGCTATGAAAACTTAAAGTCCGTCTATGAAAGGAGAAAATTTCTCCTTGAAAGAGAGCTTATTGCAAGAGAAGAGTTTGAAAACGTCCAGACACAGCTCAAGGCTCAAGAAGAGCTAATTAGAAGCATTCAAGCCCAGATAGCCAACGCAAGACTAAACCTAAGCAGGACAACCCTTACCGCACCCTTCTCTGGCTATATAGCTCAAAGGTTCGTAAACGTGGGAGACTATATAACGCCTCAAAGTCAGACCTTTAGGCTTGTCACCCTTGACCCTATAAGGTTTGTTTTTCAAATTCCTCAAGAGTATCTTCCATACGCAAAGGAGGGTTCAAAGGTTAAGATAAGGGTTGAACCTTTTGGAGAATACGAAGGGACGGTGTTTTTTGTTTCACCCACTGCGGATGCCAATAGGCTTATAACCATAAAAGCGAGGCTAAGAAACCCTAAGGGAGACCTAAAACCAAACATGTATGGAGAGGCAAGGCTCTTACTTGGAGTTGAAAAGGGTTTTGCAGTGCCAGAGCAGGCGGTGGTAGTTCAAGGAAACAAGAAGGTGGTTTGGAAAATTCAAGATGGCACAGCTCAGCCTGTGCAAGTGGAGGTTATAAAACAAGGACAAGGCATAGTTTACATAAAGGGTGAGCTACAAGAGGGTGATAGCATAGCCTTAGAAAATGCCTACGTGCTTCAACAAGGCGTAAAGGTGGAGGTAAGATGA